TTCTGTGCAATAGTTGAAGGGAAGCTTTCAACTGTGAAAACTCCGTTAGATGATGAAACATTGCTGATGCTTGCATTGCCTGTACCTGAATTAAAAATTGCAATGTAGTAGCTTGCTGTGTCATTTTTAGCCAGAGTATCATAGGTAGCATTTGAAGGCGCTGCAGATGTCTTTGGTCTTGGGATATTTAATATAGTTGTATATGTGCTTTTAATTCTGTCTATAAATTCAGGATGGTCAATGAAAGGGTTTCTTACATTGAGGTATTGTTTAATTCTGTCGTTTCTTGTTCTTTCATGGGCATCTACTGTATCAATTAAATTCCATTGTCTTAAAACATCTTCCTGTTTTCCGCCTGTGAAACCGCCCTGGTTGCCGTATTTTACAGCGAAGTAAAATAATGCTCTTGCAACGTTTCCTTTATGTTTATCTCTTGCTTCAAATACTGTTGCGCCTTCAAAATCTTTACCGAGTTTTGAACCGCCGACATTGAATGTGATATTTGTTAATACAAATCCGAACGGATAATTGCTTCTTGCATTGTTTGCAGCGTCATCTGTAGGGAATAAGTGATTCACATCGCTGACCATAGGGTCATTGCTGTTGAAAAAACTTTGCGGCCACGTATGTTCACAATTGAAGTTTACATTTCCTGCACCTGCTCTGTTCGGAACGTATGCTCGTCTTCCTGTGTAAACACATTCCAGAGTGTCGTTATTATCGTAGTCGTCGATTGATTCATACATTCTGTCTCTTGCTACATTGTAGCCGAGAGTAATATAACCTGTTGTGGTGAAATTTTTTAAAGCTGTTTTTAATTCTTCATCAATAAGACCTTGTGTAAATGCATACAATACATCTGCATATTTTCCCGTTGCCACAGTGTAATATACTAAAGAATTTTTTAGAACATTAACATCGTATATAATGAAATCTCTATAGGTGATGTTTTGATTTGTTCTGAAAATTACCCATTTCTGAACGCTGTCATTCGGGTTTACGGTGAATGAAGTACTTCTTAAAAAGAACATTGAGTTCAGTGTTCTTCCGTTTGTTACTGTCATTACTTTATTAGTCGGATTCTTTACATAAAATGACGCGCTGTCGTAAGTCTTTGTTATCGATGTATCAAGATTGATTGTCTGAACAAAGGATTGCTGCGAGAATGCCATTTCCGAAAATAATAAAATAAGGGCGAGAGCCGTTAGTTTTAGTTTCATTTAGTTTTTTAGTTTTCGAACCTTAAATTTAACTTAATTTATCCAAATATGTAATTGAAAACAAGGGGACTAACGTCAATTTTTTAGGTGGTTTGTGGGGGATTACTTAAAAAAACTCTATTTTTTCGGCGGAAACGAAGAAAATTATCAGAATTAACAAGAAAGAAAGGAATGAATATATAACTACCTGAGCAGATTTATTTGTCTCTGAAAAAATGGTCGGTAGAATTACAAAAAGAAATACGGGTACGCTGTAGGCAATTAATATTAACGCTACCATTATACCACTCTGATAGAATTTGCCTGAAGTCAGTTCCATCGAAACATTAAAAATATTTACTGCAAAGATAAATAGCAGAGTAATAATGTAAAATCTCAGCAAATATTTCTTCATAAAAAATTTCATTATGCAAATTAACAATTATTTTACAAACAAACGATTAATTTATTTTCAAATTTGTGATAAAATTCTGTAAGCCATAGTCTTTTGTATGGTATTAAATTTGTATTAAAGTTAAATTTGTGGGTATGGAATTAATCGCAAAAAACTCACTGAAAAAAGGCAGTCCCGAAATGTTCTTCAACCGCGAACTTAGCTGGATTGAATTCAATAAACGCGTACTTGAAGAAGCTCAGGATGAAAGTAATCCTTTGCTGGAAAGAGTTAAATTTCTTTCTATCTTCAGTTCAAACCTTGACGAGTTTTTTATGATTCGTGTCTCCGGTGTGAAAAGACAGATACTGAGTGATATAAACGAGCTTTCTTCTGACGGGATTTCTCCTGCCGAGCTCATGGAGCAGATTTACCAGAAACTGAACCCGCTTGTAGAAGAGCAATACAGATTATTTAATTCCGATATTTATCCTAAGCTTGCAGAGAACAATATAAAAATTTTCAAATACGAAGACCTTACTGATGAGGAAAAGAAAAGAATAACTCAGTACTTTGAAGACGAAATTTTCCCGATACTTACTCCTCTTGCAATAGATAACGTTCATCCTTTCCCGAATTTAATTAACAGAAGTATTGCGCTTGCAATTTTGCTTGATGACCCTGATACTGAGACGATTGAAGAAAAACTTTCAGTAGTGCAGGTGCCTTCCAATATCGTTCCGAGATTTTATCAGATTGACGGAAGAGAAGAGAACACTTTTATTTTGCTGGAAGAAATTATTCTTGCAAACATTGATAAGCTCTTCCCGGGAATGGCAACTGTTGGTGTGACTTCATTCAGAATCACCCGCAATGCCGACCTTGAACTTGAAGAGGAAGAAGCGGCAGACTTACTCACATTGATTGAAGAAGAGGTTAAGAAAAGACGTCTTGGACTTTTAGTTAGAATGGAAATTGATAAACACTGTCCTGATAAGCTGAAGAATTTTTTAACAAGCGCGCTGAATGTAGAGAAGAATGAAATTTATGAAATTGACGGCCCTTTAAATCTTGGTGATTTAATGAACCTTACAAAAATTGAGAACAGAAAATTAAAATACGAATCATTCACTCCGAGGATTTCTTCATTCTTCAGAGAGGAAGACGACGTATTCAAAAATATTTCACGTCAGGATATTTTCCTGCATCACCCCTTTTATTCATTTTCTTCTGTCAGCGAGTTCATCGCTCAGGCAGCAGTTGACCCGAAAGTTTATGCTATAAAGCTTACGCTGTACAGGACAAGCGGTGACTCTGCTATAATTAATTCACTCATCACAGCCGCAGAGAATGGCAAACAGGTAACGGCAGTAGTGGAGTTAAAAGCCCGCTTCGATGAAGAAAATAATATCATCTGGGCACGAGCACTTGAAAACGCAGGAGTACACGTTGTGTATGGATTGATCGGATTAAAAACTCACTGCAAAATTGCTCTCGTAGTCCGCAAGGAAGATGAGAAGATGAAACGTTACGTTCACCTTAGCACAGGAAATTATAATCAGACTACTTCAAAGCTTTATACAGATTTCGGCTTGTTCACAGCGAATGAAGATTTCGGAAAAGATGCAACGCAGCTTTTCAATTACCTTACAGGATATTCAAAAAAACATTCATTCAAGGAATTAGTAGTTGCACCGATTAACATGCGCAAAACAATTCTTGGATTAATCGACAACGAAATACAAAAACATAAAGACCACAATAACGGTTACATTCTTGCAAAGATGAATTCGCTTGTAGATGAAGAAGTGATTCTGAAGCTCTACGAAGCATCCAATGCCGGAGTGAAGCTTGAACTTATGGTTCGCGGTATCTGCAGACTGAAACCGGGAATAAAAGGACTTAGCGAAAACATAAGTGTGTACAGTTTAGTAGGAAGATTTTTAGAACACAGCAGGGCATTTTATTTCCATAACAACGGAGATTCCAAATTATATCTTGGAAGCGCTGACTGGATGCCGAGAAATCTGGACAGACGAATTGAAATTATGTTCCCTATTGAAGATGAAAGAGTGAAGGAAGATATACTTGAAGTATTAAAATTGTATTTGACGGATAATGTTAAATCAAGAATGTTAAAAAGCGACGGCACCTATGAAAAACTGACATCTACAAGCAACAACAGAATTGATATTCAGGAAACATTTGTAAGACGAGTGATAAAAAAACACTCAACGGAAACAAAGAAAGACATAAAGAAAAAAATAAAAAAATTAGCTGTAAAACATCTTAGCATAGTAAAATAATTCTTGCTAAAAGACTTGTAAAAAGACTTGCCAAAAAGAACAGACCTTAAAACAATTTTACTTATAGGAAGCGGACCTATTGTTATCGGTCAGGCTTGCGAGTTTGATTACTCAGGCTCGCAGGCAGTTAAAGCATTGAAGGAAGAGGGTTACAGAGTTGTTCTCATAAACTCAAACCCCGCCACAATAATGACTGACCCCGAAATTGCCGATGCAACCTACATCGAGCCCATCACTTCCGAATACATCGAAGAAATAATAAAGAAAGAAAAACCCGAGGCAATTCTTCCCACTATGGGAGGACAGACTGCGCTTAACGCTGCAATGCAGTTGCACGAGAAAGGCATCTTAAAAAAATATAATGTTGAACTGCTCGGCGCAAATGTAGAGTCGATAAACAAAGCAGAGTCGCGTGAAGAGTTCAGCGCGGCGATGAAGAAAATCGGACTTGAAGTTGCAGAGGGAATGTTTGTTCATAATATGGAAGAGGCGCGGATTGCTATGGAGAAAACCGGCTTTCCGATTATCGTCCGACCATCATTCACACTCGGAGGCACAGGAGGCGGCATAGCATACAACGTTGATGAGTACGAAACAATTGTAAATAAAGGTCTGACGGCTTCACCGACAAATCAGGTTTTAGTTGAAGAATCATTGATTGGATGGAAAGAGTTTGAGCTTGAAGTAATGCGCGATAAGAACGACAACTTTGTTGTGATATGCTCGATAGAAAATTTTGACCCGATGGGAGTGCATACGGGCGACTCAATCACCTGCGCTCCTGCGCAGACACTTACCGATAAACAATATCAGAAGCTGAGGGACGCTGCAAAGAAAATTATTTCAGAGATAGGTGTTGAAACAGGCGGCTCCAATATTCAGT
This genomic interval from Bacteroidota bacterium contains the following:
- a CDS encoding endonuclease, which translates into the protein MKLKLTALALILLFSEMAFSQQSFVQTINLDTSITKTYDSASFYVKNPTNKVMTVTNGRTLNSMFFLRSTSFTVNPNDSVQKWVIFRTNQNITYRDFIIYDVNVLKNSLVYYTVATGKYADVLYAFTQGLIDEELKTALKNFTTTGYITLGYNVARDRMYESIDDYDNNDTLECVYTGRRAYVPNRAGAGNVNFNCEHTWPQSFFNSNDPMVSDVNHLFPTDDAANNARSNYPFGFVLTNITFNVGGSKLGKDFEGATVFEARDKHKGNVARALFYFAVKYGNQGGFTGGKQEDVLRQWNLIDTVDAHERTRNDRIKQYLNVRNPFIDHPEFIDRIKSTYTTILNIPRPKTSAAPSNATYDTLAKNDTASYYIAIFNSGTGNASISNVSSSNGVFTVESFPSTIAQNTFAYARVKFKPNANNQTFNGLITITSSDTVKTVNVTGYSNSQTAGIATLSTQVPDRFALSQNYPNPFNPTTKINFAVPYRSFVTLKVYDLNGREVSALVNNILQAGTYQYEFDAAALPSGTYFYKLETSDFTSTKKLILIK
- the carB gene encoding carbamoyl-phosphate synthase large subunit, which translates into the protein MPKRTDLKTILLIGSGPIVIGQACEFDYSGSQAVKALKEEGYRVVLINSNPATIMTDPEIADATYIEPITSEYIEEIIKKEKPEAILPTMGGQTALNAAMQLHEKGILKKYNVELLGANVESINKAESREEFSAAMKKIGLEVAEGMFVHNMEEARIAMEKTGFPIIVRPSFTLGGTGGGIAYNVDEYETIVNKGLTASPTNQVLVEESLIGWKEFELEVMRDKNDNFVVICSIENFDPMGVHTGDSITCAPAQTLTDKQYQKLRDAAKKIISEIGVETGGSNIQFAVNPETGRIIVIEMNPRVSRSSALASKATGFPIAKIAAKLAVGYTLDEIPNDITKTTPSCFEPVIDYIVLKIPRWDFDKFRSSNPDNDVLGVQMKSVGEVMSFGRNFKEAFQKAIRSLETGRAGLGADGKDKYSYEELISLKKSERVLLKEKILTKLKTPRNDNIFYLRYALLVGASIDELYQSTKIDKWFLNQVKDIVDMEVELRGCRM
- the ppk1 gene encoding polyphosphate kinase 1 yields the protein MELIAKNSLKKGSPEMFFNRELSWIEFNKRVLEEAQDESNPLLERVKFLSIFSSNLDEFFMIRVSGVKRQILSDINELSSDGISPAELMEQIYQKLNPLVEEQYRLFNSDIYPKLAENNIKIFKYEDLTDEEKKRITQYFEDEIFPILTPLAIDNVHPFPNLINRSIALAILLDDPDTETIEEKLSVVQVPSNIVPRFYQIDGREENTFILLEEIILANIDKLFPGMATVGVTSFRITRNADLELEEEEAADLLTLIEEEVKKRRLGLLVRMEIDKHCPDKLKNFLTSALNVEKNEIYEIDGPLNLGDLMNLTKIENRKLKYESFTPRISSFFREEDDVFKNISRQDIFLHHPFYSFSSVSEFIAQAAVDPKVYAIKLTLYRTSGDSAIINSLITAAENGKQVTAVVELKARFDEENNIIWARALENAGVHVVYGLIGLKTHCKIALVVRKEDEKMKRYVHLSTGNYNQTTSKLYTDFGLFTANEDFGKDATQLFNYLTGYSKKHSFKELVVAPINMRKTILGLIDNEIQKHKDHNNGYILAKMNSLVDEEVILKLYEASNAGVKLELMVRGICRLKPGIKGLSENISVYSLVGRFLEHSRAFYFHNNGDSKLYLGSADWMPRNLDRRIEIMFPIEDERVKEDILEVLKLYLTDNVKSRMLKSDGTYEKLTSTSNNRIDIQETFVRRVIKKHSTETKKDIKKKIKKLAVKHLSIVK